The DNA sequence TGAATGGTCTCTTTTATTTACTATGAATTAAATTTAATAATCTGAATTAACTCTAGTTAGCAACTCATATGGATGCTTAACTGATGCAACActggaaaaaaagagaaggggttAATTTACCTTGTTTTTCATAGCTAATGAAAGTTAGTCAAGTACTCAAGTCTGATCATAGAGGTTTAAATTGGGCTTTTTGATCTTATATTTTGTCTGTTGAGTGATTGAATCATAATTGATTTCCTATAAATATTAGGAAAAGAGTTAGAATATTATTTCTCTGTTTGTGTTTATATTTCTAACAgtctcttttgttttgtttattccTGAACCCAGGTTAGTTTTCTACTCTTCTAACTAGCTTATGGCACCCCTATTTTTTGTGCCAATTCCAGTTTGCTCATATTACTAATTTCTCTTTCAATTATGCCAAGATTGTTCTGGAATTTTGTGAGAAATTCTTTGCTGTCATATTTTAATTGTTCTTAATCTGAAACCTGAATTTATTATCATCTTAGTTCTCTCATCTCTACTCTGGCCTTCCTTTAGCACTAGGACTTTACTATTGGCCTTTCTTTCTGAAATACtccttttctttgaatttcaccTGGAAACTCCTTTTCTTTGATGTGCATAGAGTATGTTTCAAATACTCCTtttctttgattattttgatcgATCGTGATGGGTTTCTGAAAAATACTCATTTGAGCATAtttcatcattctcatcttaagatccttatttatttatctgtTAAATTTTATCATCAGCAAATATTGTCTATTTATATTAATGTGGCAAGGAAGAAAAATTTCAGTGCTTAATGAGATTGATATTTTGGATGAAGGTTGGTTGTGTAAATTTCAGTACTtaatgatattgatattttggagctggaagagggcttttattatGATTAGAGTATTCTATtttgatgagaatgatggaaagatcaatttgaagttcttgagcatgatgtaaatagaacagaaaagacatgtatttctttttttaggctataatgagatgtgtttctaattttagagtaATGGCATCCACTTCGAGAGCTAATAACGAGGCAGCAAAATGGACTCAAAGCAAACAAGATTATCTCTTGAAATTAATGGTTGAACAAGTGAAAGTTGGTAATAAGAGTTCTAGCACTTTCAATAAAGGTGGGTGAAACAATATCAAGAAGGGGCTTGAGGAAAAAGCTAATCGGTCATTTACGATGGTTCAATTAAGgaataagatgaataaaatgcGATTCGATTACAGCGCTTTCAAGAGACTACTGGATACTACAGGTTTTGATTGGAATTCCGTGACGAGGACCTGTACAGTTGAAGATGACAGTGTTTGGGATGTACACATCAAGGTATACTGtacttttatatgatttttttaaaattcgGTGTAATTTTATCTAATAGCTAGTGTGTAAAATTTTCAGGCAAATCGTGATTGGTCAAAGTTTAGGAGGAAtgggctaccacattggcctgaaCTATGTATAATTTTTGGGGATTCATATGCTAGTGGGATAGGAGGATTCGGGAATGAATCTGATTTCAGGTTTGAAGAGGAATCGAGAGGTGTTGATGATGAGGTGGATGCAGATGTAGATGTAACTCCAACTACTCCATTGGCTAATACCTTGCAAACAAGTTATTATGAAAGCCAAGATCCAGGAACTGATCGTCCTAGAGTCAACAGAAgacttgataggacacctacaGGATATAGGAAGAAGAGTAGGACAACTGGTATTGAACGCGCCATACAGACCCTAGCCGAGTCAGTAGCAAACAAGAATACTTCAACCCCTAGCTCAACTCCAATGGGTCTCACTCCAAATACCACAGATTTCAACACTTCTACTTGTGTTAGATTATTGGAAACTATGAATGATATCCCAAGAGAGTTGCATATTAAGACGTGCAAGAGGATATTGGTGGATCGGGAATGGAGAGAATTATTCATTACTCTCAAggatgaaacgaaacaattgGATTTTGATGTGTTAAATTGATGGATGATaatttaaccttttttttttaatatggatgATTGTAATGAAATACATTTAAGACCTTTTGTAGTAGGATCGATATATTTTGTTAGGTACACTTGatgtaaaagtgtaatatggATATTTACACTTTATGCTACTTTTCTAAATATGCCAGTTAAATTTTACTATTATTGTAGCAATGATTCTGTTGGATGCCgttttgttttaaatacttattaCATCATCTGATAATTAGGGCATGTTGGATGATTATAGTTTTATAGATCTTTTGGAAAATTTGTATTAGGGGATAAACATTTGTATGATATTAACAAGTTTATAATTTGTATGAATCAGTTATGGCAAATGTCGATAATACTCCAATAATCTCCTCTACTGACGACGATGGAGAAGAATTGATTCTCGCAACATTGTTGATAGTACAATATCATTATTCCAGCAATTTATACACTAGAGAACCACGCAAGGATAGTGCATTCACAGGGGCAGCATGGGTACATGAGGTGTTGCATGGGCATGCAAACCGCTGTTACGAAGAATTTGGCATGGAACGACATGTGTTTTTAAATTTATGCCTACTAATGAGACATCGTGGTTGGTTACAAGACAGTCGCAAAATTAGGGTAGATGAGCAATTGGCAATGTTCATGTTCAGAATAACAGGTGTAGGTCCTACTAATAGAGCAGTTGAGGAGAGATTCCAACATTCAGGACAGACTGTCAGCTATTACTTTGGCAAAGTATTGCAAGGGGTGCTTAAGCTTTCTAAGGAGTATATCAAAGCCCCATCGTTTGATGAGATTCCTATGGAAATAATTGCAAACAACAAATGgtggccatattttaaggtaaattggcaattttctttctaataagtttacatcattttttaacttatgatcgttttttgtttcacataatagtgcttttggttggttttttgttttattttaattaggattgcattggtgccaTAGATGGTACACATATTACTGCTATAGTTCCCAAGGGAAAACAGATCCCATATCGAGGACGGAAGGGGATAACAacccaaaatgtgatgtgtgcctgcttgtttgacatgaaattcacttttgtatatGCGAGTTGGGAAGgcagtgcaaatgattgtcgtgTATTCAATAGAGCCCTAGAGGATCCTACTTTACgatttcctcatcctccccaaGGTCTATCAATTCCCAAATTATCATGTATGCAAATGATTATTGTGTATGCTTTTAATGTCTTGCTTTATCATATTATAGGGAAGTATTACGTTGTAGACTCAGGATATGCGAGTAGGAATGGATACTTGACACCATTTAAAGGAGAGAGATATCATATACCATAttataatggaggaagaagacaacccagaagtactaaggaattgtttaattatagacattcttctTTAATGAATCATATTGAGcgttgttttgggattttaaaatcaagattccctattttaaaaaacatgcatcaattctcacttagttaccaaagttatattgtgatagcttgttgtggacttcataactatattaaatctgaacaaatagcagatgcactttttcaacaatatggggaagatgactactatgatcctaatgaagagagagtcagggtagtcaacgctcacggagaacaagaagatggtgatATTGCGAGTATTTCTACTACAATTCATTAGGGCAGTCAACGTGTACAAGGAAGACAGATGAATGAGCTAAggatacaaattgcaaatcagatggcagtagataagggttaccccctgatttgattgtttatgtaataaaatttcaagacacctatatgcaactatgatttttattttgtaattcctataaacttaaatagtagacttttgttttcttattaagataaatgtggaaactctttatgtttatattttattatttcctttaagtaatagtattttaaaagataatttcataaacaaattattttcttatttaagttaaatttgaccataatagcatgtttgtaattattgatttcattgttcaaaagtgaattttcattattgtactATTCAGGAATataagtgtttgtcaaacgctgtttctgttcttttcctgttctaaagccatttctgaaatagttttaccaaacgctgtttctgttccgccagagtgtcttcacagcatggaatcgaaaaagaatacttctgtaaaagaacactcttcaggaatagaagtgttatcaaacggctcCTAAATGTTCTTCGTAATAGATTTCTAGAGAAGAAAACTCTTCCTGGAATTGTCGACCCATGGTGGGCCGGTTGGCTCAATGACTCATACTTAACTAGAAGTAAAAACAAGAGCTGCGGGGAATGACCAAACGCCCGAGCCCATCTGCATTTGCATTACGTGTCACTcacatttttttctgttttattttttttacgtgtcgacacacacacacactaaagGCTCAAGCCCAgccctttttccattttttccaatGTGCCAAAGTCGCATACTAAATGTGCGACTTCAGCCAGTGAAAAAGGCGTGGTTTGTTGAAGCTCTTCAGTGTTGTCACAGAGAGGAAGACAAAGAACCCAAATTAGCGTAGTTGGAATTTGGAACTGAAGTCCCGAGCTAAAAGTTGCACCGCTCTTCTTCCCAATGCAGACACTTCTGCTACCTTCAGCTTCTTCCAATGGAGTGGCGGCAACGGCGGTGGCATCCTTAAATTGCTCTCATCTCCCTCGCCTCCCCCATGGAACCCTCTTTTCCTCCAACCTCATCCACAACCACAATCTCGCTCTTCCCTTCTCCCCTTCCAAGTTTTCAGTCTCcttatcttctcttcctctcctgGAGTCGCGTATCGCCTCTGCTTCCTTCTATGTCTCCTGCAATAGAAGAGGAACTGCCGCCTCTGTCAACGCCTCCGCTCCCGTTTCCTCATACTCCTCCTACCCTTCCCCCGCGAATGAATCTGAAATGTCTAAACTCGCTCaggttctcttctcttttctttttctgtatcTATTTTGAAATTGTTCTACAAAAAAATGGATCgctgaattttcctttttcgCCTTCGTAACCATTTTCTATGTGGAAATCTTTGTGAGTGGTTTAGCTTGAATCATcatgaagaaattgaaatttccttTGAATGCTAACCACCGccaaaaagataaagaaagaagaaattctgTGATCCTTTATGTTGCATTACCCCTTCTTACTTCTGAGATTCTGAAGGGAAGTAGGTTTTTGTTTGGTGCTGTAGGTTGCCAAGAGactagagaaaacttcaagataTTTCAAGCGGTTGGgtagtttggggttttggggaCAGCTAGTGTCTACTGTAGTTGCCGCCGTAATTCTATCATTCTCCGTTGTGGCTACTGGGAAAATCTCATCGCCACCGACATTCTATGCTACTGCTGGGGGGATTGCAGCCGCCTTCATTTCCGTCTTTTGGTCCTTCGGTTATATCCGTCTTTCAGATAGGCTTCGAAAAACTGCCAACGATCCTTCAAAGGTATGAAAATGTTCTTGATTGCTTTATGGTTCTCGGAAATTGTCTTGAAATCTGTGGGTTTCCTTTATGTTCTTGTAGTTAAGGACAATGTTGTAGATTATTAACTTCAACCGCTGGAACAGACAGAACATCTTTATTGCAAATTACTAATGTACTGTCTAAAAAAACAGAAGTATTAATGTTGCATTTGGAATTGCTTctttgctttttatttcaagCACTATGCATTTGATTATGTTGAAGTTGTTTGTGCCCTCTTTTGAATTTGCAAACGGTGCTAAAGCTCCAGAGAAGCAAGTATTTATGTTGTGTTTACTGGAAATTCATATTCACCTGGTTCCCACTCGTCACTTTTACAATATTAAAGTTGTATAAATGTAGAATTGGTTGATACAAACATAAAATACTTGCTTCTCACACTAGGAGCTTTTGGCTCGAAGGAGCTATTGTCCTGGGTTTCTGGGTTATTTTGCTACTGTTGGATTTTTCCACAGAAGATGTATTTCTGAAGCAAGACTGTTGTTATGTTCTTCTACATCGGCTTGTTCATAGGAAGCTAGCTGATTACTATTATATTTAGctaatgtgattttttttggtacttTCTGCTATGAATTGCATAATCTTTTACTATATGTTCCTTCTCAGCCATCAATGAAGTTTGTTTCTTAATTAACAAAAGGAAAACCTGATATTCAACGGGAAATGGAACCGGAGATGAACTTAGAAGTTCTTACCCAAAGATAAGCATCATTACTTTTAAGATGTGTGAAACTTTTATTGACAAGAGGTCATCTAGAGATGGCAGGAGGGAATGGAAGGTGAAGAAGAATGTAATTGGCTGCATGTATCCAGGAAACGATAATAAGTGTCTCAACTTGGCAAGAAGAAAAACACTTTGTTTTTCCACCAAATATTTTGTGCGAGGATGGAAGTGGAGTTTCTAATTTGATTGTGGATCTCTATGGTAATTGATACTCTAGTCATTATCCTTTCTGTCCAAGGCTCGAAAGCGTTCCCTTTGACTGCTTTACCTTTCTGGATGGTACACAGATGTTAAGTGGGTCTTTCGTGGCTGGTGAAATGGTGAATGCTTGCATCAAATCTAATGTCCCCAGTAtgccaattttacatgtaaaacaTATGGCCTTGTTGAGTGGAATTTCACTGGTACACTTTCAGAAGATGGGTTTTGTTTCTTTCAACTTTATTCTTTAGAATATTCAATGGATTTTTGTAACATTTCTTCAGGAGTTCTAGAGGAATTCTGGATGATCaccttcctcctttcttctatgTTATTCATGGTAAAACTAATACCAAAAGGATGTCGTGGGATGTTAGAGGTCTTCTGTGTGAATGATGATGACCAAGCATCTTACAGATCACAGTTTGAAAATGAAGCAATATTACTTTGTGGCGACAAATATCAACATTTAAGCAATCTGTGCCCCTTGGTTTTCTTCAAGCTGTTGTTGGGTCGGAGGCTCAACTTTGGTGAGAAGAtatgaaagggaaaagaagaaggtgGATTCTTTCGTGTGGCGGAAGTGGCAGATTGAGAAGACCTAGTCAGTGCATTGGAGTGCAAAGTAGGTGCTTTGCCAATTACTTATTTAGGTCTCCCTGCTGCGCCTCACTATAAGTATTAAATCTAAAGTGGTTTTGGGTCTGGCTGTTGTAgatattgaaaaataaagtCCTAGTCGGAAGAAGAGATATAATATTCTAAAGGAAGAACTAGTGAAGTTCAGTGCTTcagttgaaattttgttttactttatttttctcttcattgCCCCATTGTAAATAGTGGAGAAGTTAAGGAGTTGGAAGGGGAGATCACAATGGAGAGTCCTAATGATGAAAAGCAGGACCCTTTATATGCCCCAGGGAAGGGGTCTTCTTGGTTTTGCATCTGCTTCTGATCTTGAATGGGCACTTGGGTAAATGAAGTTGGTGGTATTCTGAAGGGGTTGACCTCTTGAGGGAAGGGTAATGTGAATCTAGTGTGGCGTGTCTGGAAAATCTCAAGGTGGTTAACATGGTTAAATTTTGGGATAGTGCATCTTGCAGGACATTGGATCTCCAGGTCACTTTCATTACTGTTTATAGgatgcatagttgtcaatgcATCTAGGCACCTTGGTCGCCTTGCGTGATTGCATCCTGGCcacctccaacgccttgggtcgcctagacacTGTGACAAAAGCACTAGATTGAACTCATATTTTTAGGTGTATGGCATTGAGCCATTGAGGCAGAAATTTCCCATGTACCAAGTCTCAAGTCGAGTACCTTGGCCAAGTCAGTGCATTTAGACTGCTAGGCTGTTAGAAATAGGAGTTCACTCTTGCTAGTACATTCTATTGCAAGAACTAGGGAACGAGATTTCAAAGGGAGCATGTGGCATCACTTAGGAAGCACATTTCCAAAAATGACATGGAGAAGTTTAATTTGCACCTTATATTAAGGGTATGTCTATTAACATGTATTTTGCTTCTTTATGCACCAAGATATTTCTAAATCTGTGATGAAATGCTTAACTATTACATTGTGAGAGAGTTGGTGGTGGGGGGAGAAGTGTCTACTTGATAAGTTGGTAAAGTCTAGGGGTGTTCATTTCCAACCTGTCTTCTGCTACTAATGACTTATCAGTTACCCTTTTCTCATCAAGGGATGACACATGGTGAGTGGGATGTTAGTTGCTGTGAAGGTTTTGAAAATCGAAGGGAACCAGTGGATTTGGCTGTTTTGACTTGGAATTGACTGATGCTGATTCCAATTAACCCTGATTCTTCACTTATTGAGTCCAATCAAGTTAGGCCGAGTCCTACCAATTACCAAGTCCAGCCTATTCCGGCTGATCCTGGGATTATTCGAATCAGAACTGAATTGTAATCAGTGGAGACTGATCCTGTACCCGATTCCCTGGGTTGTTCCCAATAATGTATGGGCACCAAATATCAAagatcattcatttttttttcctttttttttttttttNNNNNNNNNNNNNNNNNNNNNNNNNNNNNNNNNNNNNNNNNNNNNNNNNNNNNNNNNNNNNNNNNNNNNNNNNNNNNNNNNNNNNNNNNNNNNNNNNNNNNNNNNNNNNNNNNNNNNNNNNNNNNNNNNNNNNNNNNNNNNNNNNNNNNNNNNNNNNNNNNNNNNNNNNNNNNNNNNNNNNNNNNNNNNNNNNNNNNNNNNNNNNNNNNNNNNNNNNNNNNNNNNNNNNNNNNNNNNNNNNNNNNNNNNNNNNNNNNNNNNNNNNNNNNNNNNNNNNNNNNNNNNNNNNNNNNNNNNNNNNNNNNNNNNNNNNNNNNNNNNNNNNNNNNNNNNNNNNNNNNNNNNNNNNNNNNNNNNNNNNNNNNNNNNNNNNNNNNNNNNNNNNNNNNNNNNNNNNNNNNNNNNNNNNNNNNNNNNNNNNNNNNNNNNNNNNNNNNNNNNNNNNNNNNNNNNNNNNNNNNNNNNNNNNNNNNNNNNNNNNNNNNNNNNNNNNNNNNNNNNNNNNNNNNNNNNNNNNNNNNNNNNNNNNNNNNNNNNNNNNNNNNNNNNNNNNNNNNNNNNNNNNNNNNNNNNNNNNNNNNNNNNNNNNNNNNNNNNNNNNNNNNNNNNNNNNNNNNNNNNNNNNNNNNNNNNNNNNNNNNNNNNNNNNNNNNNNNNNNNNNNNNNNNNNNNNNNNNNNNNNNNNNNNNNNNNNNNNNNNNNNNNNNNNNNNNNNNNNNNNNNNNNNNNNNNNNNNNNNNNNNNNNNNNNNNNNNNNNNNNNNNNNNNNNNNNNNNNNNNNNNNNNNNNNNNNNNNNNNNNNNNNNNNNNNNNNNNNNNNNNNNNNNNNNNNNNNNNNNNNNNNNNNNNNNNNNNNNNNNNNNNNNNNNNNNNNNNNNNNNNNNNNNNNNNNNNNNNNNNNNNNNNNNNNNNNNNNNNNNNNNNNNNNNNNNNNNNNNNNNNNNNNNNNNNNNNNNNNNNNNNNNNNNNNNNNNNNNNNNNNNNNNNNNNNNNNNNNNNNNNNNNNNNNNNNNNNNNNNNNNNNNNNNNNNNNNNNNNNNNNNNNNNNNNNNNNNNNNNNNNNNNNNNNNNNNNNNNNNNNNNNNNNNNNNNNNNNNNNNNNNNNNNNNNNNNNNNNNNNNNNNNNNNNNNNNNNNNNNNNNNNNNNNNNNNNNNNNNNNNNNNNNNNNNNNNNNNNNNNNNNNNNNNNNNNNNNNNNNNNNNNNNNNNNNNNNNNNNNNNNNNNNNNNNNNNNNNNNNNNNNNNNNNNNNNNNNNNNNNNNNNNNNNNNNNNNNNNNNNNNNNNNNNNNNNNNNNNNNNNNNNNNNNNNNNNNNNNNNNNNNNNNNNNNNNNNNNNNNNNNNNNNNNNNNNNNNNNNNNNNNNNNNNNNNNNNNNNNNNNNNNNNNNNNNNNNNNNNNNNNNNNNNNNNNNNNNNNNNNNNNNNNNNNNNNNNNNNNNNNNNNNNNNNNNNNNNNNNNNNNNNNNNNNNNNNNNNNNNNNNNNNNNNNNNNNNNNNNNNNNNNNNNNNNNNNNNNNNNNNNNNNNNNNNNNNNNNNNNNNNNNNNNNNNNNNNNNNNNNNNNNNNNNNNNNNNNNNNNNNNNNNNNNNNNNNNNNNNNNNNNNNNNNNNNNNNNNNNNNNNNNNNNNNNNNNNNNNNNNNNNNNNNNNNNNNNNNNNNNNNNNNNNNNNNNNNNNNNNNNNNNNNNNNNNNNNNNNNNNNNNNNNNNNNNNNNNNNNNNNNNNNNNNNNNNNNNNNNNNNNNNNNNNNNNNNNNNNNNNNNNNNNNNNNNNNNNNNNNNNNNNNNNNNNNNNNNNNNNNNNNNNNNNNNNNNNNNNNNNNNNNNNNNNNNNNNNNNNNNNNNNNNNNNNNNNNNNNNNNNNNNNNNNNNNNNNNNNNNNNNNNNNNNNNNNNNNNNNNNNNNNNNNNNNNNNggtttcggtgtgggaaagttgaaaccgaaaccaaaccaataaggaaattccggtttcggtttggtttcggtttgtcttcggtttcttaaatcgatttgtaaccggattggttttggtttttggtccagtttggattcgactttccatacaaatgtatacaaaactatgcaaattttgatttttttaatgaattttggagtgtttcggtttcttaccggtttggtttcaatttcggtccgggttttgagccgttttcggtttggtttcgggctCATCCGGTTtctggtgcggttcggtttggttttggggttgcaatactccaaaccgaactgaaccaataagacttcggttcggtttggttcggtttggttcggttcggtccgtgttatcggtttggtcctgTCGATTTTACtagttcggtttaggaattgacatccctagccactcctaagagcataaacaacattacaatAGTTGGAAGGCTCTTGTTGTGGactcttttgaattgaattcaactgatttggaattggttGATGATTAATATTCTCATTCCTGGGATTTGGTTCAGGCTGACTAGgcatcttctctttctccctttcatgcAAAACATTAGCAAGTTGGGAGATTTGCTTCTCCATGTTATGTTGGCTTGTCAGGAAAGTACTCATGAGAAGTTTTATACTTTCCTCTAAAGAAGAAAGCCTAGCCAAATCACCACCTCCTCTTATGAATTCTGAAGGTTGATTTACAGGAGGTGGTGGAATAGTAGATTGAGTGTGGATCCTAAAGTTGTTCTGCTGATTGGGGGGCATGTTCCTTTGATTGGCTTGTTGGGGaacaaactgcccttgactcaagggttgaaaattaggacctacttgattattggcttgattccaagagaagttAGGATGGTTCCTCTATCCTGGATTATATGTTTGACTATAAGGGTTTTTTTGGGGCATGGCATTCACATTTTCAGGACCTATATTCAAACCATTCACACGAGAAGTATTAGGGCACTCCTCCATAACATGCGTGGGAGATTGGCACCAACTACACATAGGCacaaaatgatttatttggttcagttgGGCAGGTCCTTTGACTACTATGGCTTCGAGTCTCTTGATAAGACTCAAGTTGAGCCTCTTTGGTCATAACACCTTCTACAAGGTAACCCTTATTTGTCCTCTCAATTTCTTGAGTAGACACCCATTCTCTGGTTTTCTCATCCAATTTAAGTAAAAAGTTCCAAGCGTCGTCCTCATCTGTAAAAGATGTAAAACGTTTGGGGCACATAGATTCTAATAAGTGCTTGGTCTAATAATCAATAGCCTCAGAAATGATTTGGCAAAGTTGACATGTATCAattccatggtgagggcattcctgaaggaggtccttaaatctctccataaatttggagaacGACTCACTAGGTTTCTGCCTGAATTGAAGAATGTCACTCCTGAGTTTATTAGTTTTatacaaagaaaagaatttttttcaaGAAGACTAGAGTAAACccatcccatgtggtaatggaattggtAGGCAGACCATAGAACCATTTTTTAGCTTGGTCCTTGAGTGCAAAAGTTATGAACCTTGATTTTACAGCATCATCAGTCAACTGTTGATCCTTAATCAGAatacaaacctcctcaaattcccttaggaataggtatgcatcctcagagggcaGCCTATGGaaatggggcaacatagtgatgtattgagatttgagctcaaaattattaccctgggcttgtggtagaactatgcaagaaggttgggctgttctaccagggtagaacctatcctTCAGAGATTTAGGGGGAGGGTtttgttggtctcccatattgaaaggtactaAAGAGAGtaaatgtatagggtcactacttgttggatctcttctttctaatctATTCGCACTATTATGTACCCACACAACACTCGtgtaacagaaaactacccacaactagaataagacaagcacacaagaatggaattttttattttttttggctttttgtgaGCTTAGTAGcaaggatccggggttgctcaggtcaattcctgaggtactgttACATGGCAAAACATGTCTTTATCATagtgaggcttggcgacctctaccgatacaactattattgcaagttgttctcaggaattcaataaatgaaaaagaaaaacaaaacaaagcaaacaaagcattccgatttaccaaaagaaagcaaaaaataacatagaacGATCTCCCtagcaacggcgccaaaaacttgttaggattttaaaagtaaccgcaagcgtatggatcagtatagctaacgggtcaaacacaaggagagcagccactttatttttggcttcttttagtaatgcgaaagtgcacagattcattatggtgatctaattctaactaccgacctaacacaaatgcatctaaaagtgacctaaccattcacatctaggaatttaaataatcaaaccacgtaattaaaaagcaaataaatgaaagtaaaagtgctgaaataaaaaatgctggaaagtaaataaataaaaataaaaaaggaaaaaagctagagagaggcacacaagtaggtatctctgcTTAGCCAGAGGGATGCAGCATaaacaatatgagcttcccctacttgaccagaaagTACTCTTAAAAGGGTTtttctacttgactttaggggaagggctgaaaagtaaataatcaaaataaaaagatggttccatagctatggaggggcaaagtcaacacatgcatctagccaaggaccttaggggaaagggaaagcatcaaagtaaagactgaaatttaaatcctactttaagaatgaagggataggaagaagagggaatgagaggggggtgagaagactactgaaggagcctacttacttgaacttcaatccttgaactgaaaacttgatcgatttgagatattactagtactaaaaaccagatcaggaataaaccaaatctgaaatttctagtactagagaaaacaaatctaaagagaaaaattgaacttgaaagacatgctccatagcttgttcttgtcacctagaactaagcctagaactagaacttgaaaattacaacttcaattgcttaaacaataaaaataagagactgaatcaaaaactaaagtgcttgcattaattgaataaaaagaacttacaaaagtgtttaaagcaaaaatctagaaatagaga is a window from the Macadamia integrifolia cultivar HAES 741 chromosome 5, SCU_Mint_v3, whole genome shotgun sequence genome containing:
- the LOC122079652 gene encoding protein TIC 21, chloroplastic-like isoform X1; protein product: MQTLLLPSASSNGVAATAVASLNCSHLPRLPHGTLFSSNLIHNHNLALPFSPSKFSVSLSSLPLLESRIASASFYVSCNRRGTAASVNASAPVSSYSSYPSPANESEMSKLAQVAKRLEKTSRYFKRLGSLGFWGQLVSTVVAAVILSFSVVATGKISSPPTFYATAGGIAAAFISVFWSFGYIRLSDRLRKTANDPSKASANTILSHFLGLVCSLELLRSVTTEAVLIPRIA
- the LOC122079652 gene encoding protein TIC 21, chloroplastic-like isoform X2 translates to MQTLLLPSASSNGVAATAVASLNCSHLPRLPHGTLFSSNLIHNHNLALPFSPSKFSVSLSSLPLLESRIASASFYVSCNRRGTAASVNASAPVSSYSSYPSPANESEMSKLAQVAKRLEKTSRYFKRLGSLGFWGQLVSTVVAAVILSFSVVATGKISSPPTFYATAGGIAAAFISVFWSFGYIRLSDRLRKTANDPSKEGMEGEEECNWLHVSRKR